A window of Steroidobacteraceae bacterium genomic DNA:
ATGGCCGGCCGGCGCGCGCTGAGCGCAACCGATGCGGCGATGCCCTCATCGCTGCGTCTCGTGCGGGTCGGCAGCAAGACCGCGCGCGAAATCAACTGGACTGGCAGGTCGCAGTGACCATGTTGCAGGCGCGAAGCGTTTCGATATCGACAGCGAAGTATTGCCTGGTCGCGGATCTCGATCTGACGCTGCAGGCAGGCGACTTCCTGGTCCTGCTTGGGCGCAATGGCGCCGGCAAGACGCTCACGCTGCACAGTCTCGCGGGTCTGCGGCCAATCGCATCGGGCCAACTGCTGCTCGGCGGGCGAGCACTCGAACAACTTTCGCGGCGACAGATCGCGCGGCAGGTCGGTCTGTTGCTGCAGGAGAGCGAAGCCACGCTGCCCGCAACCGTGCGCGAGACGGTACTGCTGGCCCGCTACGCACATGGCAGCGGCTGGGGATGGCCAGGCAGCTCCGATCGCGACCTCGTCGCCCGCACGCTCGAAACGATGGACCTTGCGGCAATTGCCGATCGCAACGTCGGCGAGCTGTCCGGCGGCGAACGGCGTCGCGTCGCCATCGCAAGCCTCCTGGCACAGGACCCACCGCTGCTGCTGCTCGATGAGCCGACCAACCATCTCGATCCGCGACATGTCATTGCGATCATGGAGTTGCTGAAAGCGCGCGCGGTGGCCGGCCATGGCGTCATCGCGGCACTGCACGACCTCAACCTGGCGGCCCGGTATGCGACCCGGGTATTGCTGTTGCACGGTGATGGCCGCTGGCAGCAGGGCGATGCCGCATCGATGCTGCAGGAAGCGCCGCTGTCCACGCTGTATGATGCGCCCATCGCGCGCGGTGAAATTGCCGGACGTCCGACCTTCACCATCGCCTGATGCCGCTCAGCCGAGGCAGGCGCGGAGGCTCGCGTGCAATGCGCCGTTCGCCGCGAGCACGCTGGTCGTTTCGAGCCCGGGCTCCTTGCCGTCGAGATCCGTGAACGTACCCCCGGCCTCACGCACGATGACCGCGAGCGCCGCGATATCGAGTATGTTGACATCGGACTCGATGACCGCGTCGATGGCACCTCGCGCCAGCAGGTGGTAGTGCAGGTAATCGCCATAGCCGCGAACCCGACTGATCTTCTGCAACAACTCGCCGAAGCGCGGCCAGCGCTCGCCGCTTGCAAGCGTACGGATGTTGCCCGTGGATACGATGGCATCCTGCAGCGCCTCGACGTGACTCACGCGCACCGGCTGGCCGTCGACGGTGGCGCCCTTGCCTGCCTCGGCGCAGGCCAATTCGCCACTCACAGGCGCGATCGACACGCCTACCACCAGGCGCCCGGCGCGCATCAGCGCAATCTGCGTGGAGAAAAACGGGCAATCGCGCACGAACGATTTGGTGCCATCGAGGGGGTCGACCAGCCACAGGGACTCCGCATCGAGTGACGACTGGCCCGTCTCCTCGCCATAGAAACCATGTTGCGGGAAAGCGCCCATCAGGATGGCGCGGATCGCCTCCTCCGCGCGTACATCGGCCTCGGTGACCGGCGAGCGATCGGCCTTGGTGTCGACCTTGAGATTGCGCTGGTACAGCGAGCGAATGATTTCCGCTGCCTTGTTGGCCGCGTCGACCGCAACCTTGAGTTCGGCTGAATACATCGGCGCGAACTTTACCATTGACAGCCGAGGGCGCCGAACCCTAAAGTCGATTGGTCCGAGGTGTACGGGAAGCCGGTGACACGAAGCGCAAATGGCTTCGTCAGTCCGGCGCTGCCCCCGCAACGGTAAGCAAGTCATATGCCGCTGGCCAGAGCCACTGCGTCTGCACAGACGTGGGAAGGCGTCACCGGCTGGGATCCGCGAGATTCCGCTTGCAAGCCCGGAGACCGGCCTTGCGACGTTCTTCCACATTGATCGTGCGGGCGAGCACGGGAGGCGGATCATATGCATCGTTGCAAGCGGCCGGCTGTCGCGTGGTTGGCGATATTGCCGTTATTCTGTTTTGTGACTGGCCTTCGCGCGGAAAGTCTCGACACCATCGTCGTGACCGCAACGCGCGTGCCGACACCGCTGGCGGAAATTGCGGTACCGGTCATCGTCATCGACCGCGAGGAAATCGAGCGCTCGCTGGCGGGCGATATCGGCGAGCTGCTGCGCCATCATGCCGGACTCGAAATCGCGCGCAACGGCGGTCCGGGCCAGAGCACTTCGCTTTTCATACGGGGCACCAACAGCGATCACGCCGTCGTCATGATCGATGGCGTGCGAATCAATCCCGGTACCATCGGTGGCGCCGCGATCCAGAACATCGCACCTGAGAGTGTCGAGCGCATCGAGGTCGTCAAGGGCCCGCGCTCAAGCCTGTACGGCACCGATGCGATCGGCGGCGTGGTCAATATCCTTACCCGCGCCGGCACACGCACGGGCGTAGGCGCAAGCGCAACCAGTGGCCGCTACGGCACACAGACCATTGCAATCGAGGCGGCCGGGAATCCCGCGGCCGCATGGCGCTTGGGCGGCAACCTCGGCTTTGAACGCAGCGACGGGTTCCCTGCCCAGCAGGCCAGCGTCGATGCGCATGGTTTCAGCAACCTGAACGGCAATCTGTTCGCGCAATTCGATGCCACCGACACGCTGACCCTGTCGGCGCGCGGCTGGATGGCACGTGGCGAGAGCGAATATGCCGACTTCTTCGGGCTCGCCGTGGCGCAGAACTTTCGCAACAGCGCCGCCTCGATCGCGGCGGATTGGCGACCCTCGCAGGCACAGCGCCTGCAACTGCGCGTCAGCCGCATCGAAGATGCAATTGCGCAACGCGAATCGGCCGACCATGTCGATACCGAGCGCCTGGCGGCCGACCTGCAATTCGACCAGCCGCTCGGTGAGCGGCAGGCGCTCACGGTGGGCGCCCTGCTCGAGTGGGAGGATGTCACTGCACTGTCCTTTGGCTCGGGCCTTGCCGAAACGAGCGAGCTTCGTACCTTCTTCATCCAGGACCGCATAAACGCGGGACAGCATTCAGCGCTGCTGGCGCTCGGCTACAGCACGCACGAGAGTTTCGGCAATCAGCTGACGTGGAACAGCGAATACAGCGTGGCGCTCGGCACGCGAATGCGCCTCTCGTTCGCGGCCGGTACGGCGATGCGCGCGCCGAACGGCACAGATCGCTTCGGCTTCGGCGGCAATCCCGACCTCGAGGCGGAGTTTTCGCGCCAGCTTGAAATCGGCTTGCGCTACCAGCTGGGGGCCGGGCAGCAGCTGCACGCGAACGCATTCAACAACGACATTCGCGACCTGATCGTCTATGTCGTGCAGGATCCTGTCACCTTCGCGGGTCGCAACGAGAACGTCGGGCGCGCCCGGATCCGCGGCGTCGAATTGGGCTATGGCCTCGATAAAGCAAACTGGAGTGCGCGGCTGGAAGCGAGTTTCAGCGATCCGCGCAATCGCGACGACGGCAGTTTATTGTTGCGCCGCGCGCGCACCCAGGTGCAGGGCAGCCTGCTCTATCGCCATGGGCGCATCGAGTCGGGTATGCAAATGCAGTGGAGCGGCTCGCGAGCGGATTTCGGATTTCCAGACCCCACCCGACTCGACAGCTACCTGCTCGTCGGCGCGGTGGCGCGCTTCCAGCAATCGAACCGCCTTGGTTGGTATGCACGTCTCGACAATGCCCTGGATGAGCGCTACCAGCTCGCCGCGGGGTACAATACCGCGGGTCGCAGCATCAACATCGGTGCGCGATTGCGACTCGACTGACACCGTGGGCAATCGTCTCAGCAAAATCTACACACGCACAGGCGATGACGGCTCCACCGGCCTCGGCGATGGCAGCCGTGTCGCAAAGGACGATCCGCGGGTCGAGGCCTATGGCACGGTCGATGAACTGAACAGTGCCATCGGCGTCGTTCTGGCGCACGGCCCGCTGCCCGGCGCAATCGCAACCTGCCTGGCTGAAGTGCAGCACGAACTTTTCGATCTAGGTGGCGAACTGTGCATTCCGGAGCGGCAGGTCATCGTCGCCTCGCAGGTCGAGCGGCTCGAGCGGGTTCTAGATGGTCTGAACGAAGACCTGCCGCCGCTCAAGGATTTCATCCTGCCTGGCGGAACGCCCGCCGCCGCCGCCTGCCACGTGGCGCGCAGCGTATGCCGGCGTGCCGAACGGCGCTGTTGCACGCTCGCACGCAGCGCGAAAGTCAACGCCGAGTCGTTGCGTTTTCTCAACCGCCTGTCGGATCTGCTGTTTGTCATGGCCCGCGTGCTGGCGCGCGCGGGGGGCGGCAGCGAGGTCATCTGGCGCCACGAGCGGCGCGGTCAGTAGCTACCGGTTCCGAGCAACCGCCCGACATCATCGCCCGATAGTTGCCCGAGGTCCGCGAGGTTGATGCCGCCAGCGGACAGGTTGCGGCTGCGCGCCGCCTGCAGCACCGCAGTGCACTGCTCGGCGGGCATGGGCCGCGCCACGAAATAGCCCTGGACCATGTCGCAGCCCTGCAGGCGCAGCATGGCCAGCTGCTCGAGCGTCTCGATGCCTTCGGCGACGACCTTCAGGCCGAGGCGGTGCGCCATGGCGATGATCGCGCCGCAGATCGCGGAGTTGCTCGGTGAATCGGCGATATCGGCAATGAAGCTGCGATCGATCTTGAGCGTATCGAGTTGCAGGTCCTTGAGGTAGGACAATGACGAATACCCGGTGCCAAAGTCGTCGAGCGAAGTGCGCACACCGTTGTCCGCAAGCGCCGCCAGCGCATGCATCACCACGGCGCGATCGTGCAGCAAGGCGCTTTCGGTAACTTCGATCTCGAGCGCCGAACCCGCGACGCCGGCATCGCGCAGCGCGCAGCTGACCCACTCGCTGACCGAGCACAGGCTGAACAGCTTGCTCGAAACATTGACTGCGACTGCCAGATCCGTGAAACCCTCGCGCTGCCAGCGCAACACCTGGCGCAGTGCCTCCTGCAACACCCAATCCGACAACGGCATGATCAGCGACGACTCTTCGGCGAGTGGCACGAACGCCGACGGTGGCACCGGGCCACGTTGCGGGTGATGCCAGCGCAGCAGGCACTCTACGCCCACCACGCGGCCGGTCTTGATCTCGAGTTGTGGTTGATACACCAGCGCAAGCTGATTCTGTGCGACGGCGAGCCGCAGATCGTTCTGCAGGGCAATGCGGTCGCGGAGCGCGGCACCGGCCGGTTCGTGGTACAGCTGCAAGCGGTTGCGGCCGCCGTCACGAGCGCTATGCAACGCGGTCACTGCGTTACGCATGAGGTCCGCGCTTTCGGTGCCATGGTCCGGCGTCACCGCGATACCCACTGTGACCGTAATCAACACCTCGTGTTCGCCGCAGCGCATCGGCTCGGCCGACACCGCGAGAATGCGTTCAGCCAATTGCAGCGCCTGTCGCGTGTCTTTGAGTGAAGGCAGCAACAGCATGAACTCATCGCCGCCAAAGCGCGCGACCGTGGGACTCGCCAGAGTGCCGCCATGCAACATCAGCAGCGTCTCGAGACGCGCGGCGTAACTCTTGATCACGGCATCGCCAACTGCGAGGCCGAGCGTATCGTTGATGTGCTTCAAGTTGTCGAGATCGACGTACAGCAGCCCAAGTCGCGCGTCATTGAGGTTCGCCGCGTTGATCTCCCGCTGCAGGATTTCGCTGAAACGCTGGCGATTCGGCAGGCCGGTCAGGTCGTCGAAATACGCCAGCTGGGTGATGCGATCGGAGTCACGCTTGCGCTCGGTGATATCGCGCAGCAGAAGCATGTATTCATCGGCACCTGCCGCCACGCAGCGCACTTCGAAGGTCTGTTGGCCGCCAGGCGATTGGGCACGCACGGGCAGTTCGAATTCGAGCGGTTCGGACTGTTCGCGAGCCTGTTGCAGGACCTTTGCGACACCGCCGGCATCAATCAGCCTCGGTGCGCTTTGCAGCGACGACAAGACCAGGTCCGTGGCGACGCGCCCTTCCCCGCCGCCGCCCAGTTTGGCGATCAACGCACCGGCGCCGTCGACCAGCAACAGCGGATCGGGCAAGGCATCGAGGAGGGCCGCATTGCGTCGCTCGCTGGTCAGCAGGGCCTGCCGTGTCTTGCCGCCGCGGATCAGGTAGCGGACGCGATGCCCGAGCAAGCCCCAGTTGAGCGGCTTCGCAACGAAGTCGGTCGCACCGGCCTGGTAGGCAAGCTCGACCGAGGCAACATCGTCGCGGCCGGTCACCATCATGACGGGTACGTCACCTATGCCCTCCAGCGCCCGTATGGCGGCGCAGGAGGCGAATCCGTCCATGCCGGGCATTTCCACGTCGAGCAACACGGCGTGGGGCAGCCACTCCCTGCAGGCCGCTACCGCCGCCTCGCCATCTGTGACTTCGATCACATTGAAGCCCGCCTGGGTCAGCGCGGTACGCATCAATAGCCGTGTCGCGACATCATCGTCTGCAATGAGTACGCGATCGCCGCTCATGATGGGCGACTCCGTCGTCGCCGCTGGCGCGACTTGTTTCCCGATCCGCTGGGCATGAGGGTCAACTGGTTGTCCGTGGCAGCTACGCAAGAACCTGTGTCGGCAGCTCCACAAGCTTATTGAATGGCCGTGCCATTCGCGCTGACCGCGCCCACAGTCGCGACAGGCAAAACCGGTATTAGGTCAAATCGGGCGCAACGGCCGTCCCGTTGCATCGACTTCGCTCTTTATTTGGGTACCGACGAGCAGGGCGAACAACACCAATACGGCAATGGTGCCGAAGGCGACCTGGTAGCTGCCGTAGCGATCGAACAGAACGCCCGTCAGCCAGATGCCGAGACCGCCCCCGAGCGACTCCATGGTGCTGATGACACCGTTGATCTTGCCGAGCGAGCGCAATCCGAAATTGTTGACGGCGAGCATGTTGTAGAGCGTGAACAGGCCACCCCAGCCGAGTCCGATCACCACGACGGCAACCCACAGGAGTTCATGGCGCATGCTGGCGAGCAGCACGACCCCGACGAACATGACCGCGAGGCAGGCGAGGAATACCTTGTGACGGTCGATGACGTCGGCAATCGCACCGTTGACGAGCTTTGCGATCATGGCCATCAGCAACAGCCATTGAATCGATGCGCCGGCCGTGCGTGCCTCGAAACCGAGGTCGGTGAAGTACAGGAACAGATGATTGAGGAGGCCTAGTATCGAGTAGTAGGTGGCCGCGCCCGACAGACCGATTGCCCAGAACGTACGCGTGCGCACCGCTTGTGCGAAGGACAGGCCATGACGTCGCAGATCCTCGTCGCCGGCCTGTTGCCCGACAGCGCTCGCGCCCATGTCCTGCGGCGCGCTACGCACGAGCAGCACGATCAGCACCGCGAGGACGATCGGTAACAAGGCGTCGTAACGAAACGCCTGCCGCCAGCCAAAGGCCTCGATCAGCTCGATGTTGGTGCGCGTGAGCACGATGCCGCCGAGGCTGGTACCGACAAGTGCGATGCCGATGGCAAGACCGCGATGGCGCACGAACCAGGCCGAGATCATGATGATGACCACCATGGTGCCGATACCGGACAGGGCCAACGCGAAGCCGGCATGGATCCAGTACATCTCGTGCACGCTGGCAAGGCGGCTGTAGGCGAAGTAGGCGCCGCTCAAGACCAGGCAACCGCCGATCAGCATCGGTTTGATGCCGATGCGATCGACCAGGATGCCGCCGAGCGGCGCGAACGCTGCGACGCAGGCGAAATTGACGAAGTCGCGGAATTTCAGGTCGCCGCGGCTCCAGCCGAATTCATCGAGCAGTGCCCGGTCGAAGGCGGAAATGGAAGTGGCGGTGAGCCCGTTGCTGATCACGAGGATCAGCAGGCCCATGGCGGCAATCAGCCAGGGATAGATTCGGCGCAACTGGCCAGTTTGGTTCATTTTGATCCTTCGTCAACGAGTCGCCGCAACAGGGGCCAGTCGAATGCCGGTCCCGGATCGCTCTTGCGGCCCGGGGCGACATCGCTGTGGCCAACGATGCGATCGGTGTGAATGGCAGGATATTCGCTCATCAGCAAGCGGGCGAGTGCCGCCAGGCGCTCATATTGCACGGCTTCGTAGGCGAGCTCATCCGTACCCTCGAGCTCGACGCCTATGGAAAAATCATTGCATTGTTCGCGGCCCCGATAGACCGATTGACCCGCGTGCCAGGCGCGCAAAGTGAAGGGCACGTACTGGGTGATGCTGCCGTCGCGGCGTATCAATGCGTGCGCCGACACACGCATGCGCGAAACGCGTGCAAGCTCCCGATCGGCGGCCGGCAGTGTCGTGCCGGCAAACAGCTGATCGATCCAGGGACCACCGAACTGCCCCGGCGGAAGGCTGATGCCATGCACGACAAGCAGCTCGATCGAGCTGCCCGCGGGGCGTTCATCGCAGTGCGGCGAGAGCAGCTGGCGCACTGCGCGCAGCAGGCCCGTGCGCTTGTCCAGGCTGAGGTTGGTGCCCATCCGGCGATATCATGCCAAATCAATGTCCGCGCCGCCTGTGCGAAAATCACTCCATGACCGCGGACGATCCCAACGCGAGCTGGATTGCGCGCGACCTGGCGCGAATCTGGCACCCCTGCACCCAGATGAAGGATCATGAGTCGCTGCCACCGATTCCGGTCGCACGCGGCAGCGGCGTGTGGCTCGAGGACTTTGCCGGCAAGCGCTACCTCGACGCCATCAGCTCGTGGTGGGTCAATCTGTTCGGCCACGCCAACCCGGTGATCAGCGCTGCCGTGCAGGCGCAGGCGGCGCGGCTCGAGCACGTGCTACTCGCGGGCTTCACTCATGAACCGGCAATCGAGCTCGCGGAGCAACTTGTCGCTCTGGCGCCGCCAGGTCTCAGCCGCGCGTTCTTCGCCGACAATGGTTCGGCCGCGATTGAAGCGGCACTCAAGATGAGCTTTCACTATTGGCGCAATCGTGGCCAGCCGGACAAGCGCCGTTTCGTGACGCTGGCGAACAGCTATCACGGCGAGACGCTCGGCGCACTGGCCGTAGGCAACGTCGATCTCTACAAGTCGATCTACCACCCGCTCCTGATGGAGGTGATCACCGTGCCGAGCCCGGATTGCTATTTGCGCGAACCGGGCAGCAGCTGGCGCGAGCATGCCGAGCGCATGATCGTACCGATGCGCGCCGCGCTCGAGCGCCAGGGCAGCGAGATTGCCGCGGTGATCGTCGAGCCCCTGGTGCAGTGCGCGGGCAGCATGCGCATGTATGACCCGCATTACCTCGCACTGCTGCGACGGATCTGCGATGAATATGACGTGCACCTCATCGCCGATGAGATCGCCGTTGGCTTCGCCCGCACCGGCACCATGTTCGCCTGCGAACAGGCTGGCATCACTCCGGACATACTGTGCCTCTCGAAGGGACTGACGGGCGGTTACCTGCCGCTGTCGGTTGCACTGGTTGGCGACGGGATCTACCAGGCCTTCTACGACGATTACATCCGCCTCAATGCATTCCTGCACTCGCATAGCTACACAGGCAATCCACTCGCCTGCGCTGCAGCCAACGCGACACTTGGAATATTCCGCGACCAACCGGTGCTTGCCGACAACCGAAGGCTCGCCGCGAGACTCGGCGAGTTGCTCGCGCCGCTCGCCGATCACCCGCATGTCGCCGAGATACGCCAACACGGCATGATTGCCGCCGTCGAGCTGGTCAGCCGTCGCGAACCGCGCCGGGCCTACGACTGGCGCGAACGGCGCGGCCGGCGCATCTACCGCCACGCGCTCGAGCGCGGCGTGCTCCTGCGCCCGCTCGGCGACGTCGTTTATTTCATGCCGCCCTATGTGATCAACGATGAGGAATTGCGCCTGATGGTCGAGGTGGCGATGAGCGGTATCGAGCTCGCAACATGCGACTGACGCGCGTCTATCTGCCGCACGCGCGTGACGTCGGCACGCGGCTCGCACTTGGCAGCGAA
This region includes:
- a CDS encoding inositol monophosphatase family protein translates to MYSAELKVAVDAANKAAEIIRSLYQRNLKVDTKADRSPVTEADVRAEEAIRAILMGAFPQHGFYGEETGQSSLDAESLWLVDPLDGTKSFVRDCPFFSTQIALMRAGRLVVGVSIAPVSGELACAEAGKGATVDGQPVRVSHVEALQDAIVSTGNIRTLASGERWPRFGELLQKISRVRGYGDYLHYHLLARGAIDAVIESDVNILDIAALAVIVREAGGTFTDLDGKEPGLETTSVLAANGALHASLRACLG
- a CDS encoding TonB-dependent receptor, translating into MTGLRAESLDTIVVTATRVPTPLAEIAVPVIVIDREEIERSLAGDIGELLRHHAGLEIARNGGPGQSTSLFIRGTNSDHAVVMIDGVRINPGTIGGAAIQNIAPESVERIEVVKGPRSSLYGTDAIGGVVNILTRAGTRTGVGASATSGRYGTQTIAIEAAGNPAAAWRLGGNLGFERSDGFPAQQASVDAHGFSNLNGNLFAQFDATDTLTLSARGWMARGESEYADFFGLAVAQNFRNSAASIAADWRPSQAQRLQLRVSRIEDAIAQRESADHVDTERLAADLQFDQPLGERQALTVGALLEWEDVTALSFGSGLAETSELRTFFIQDRINAGQHSALLALGYSTHESFGNQLTWNSEYSVALGTRMRLSFAAGTAMRAPNGTDRFGFGGNPDLEAEFSRQLEIGLRYQLGAGQQLHANAFNNDIRDLIVYVVQDPVTFAGRNENVGRARIRGVELGYGLDKANWSARLEASFSDPRNRDDGSLLLRRARTQVQGSLLYRHGRIESGMQMQWSGSRADFGFPDPTRLDSYLLVGAVARFQQSNRLGWYARLDNALDERYQLAAGYNTAGRSINIGARLRLD
- a CDS encoding cob(I)yrinic acid a,c-diamide adenosyltransferase, giving the protein MGNRLSKIYTRTGDDGSTGLGDGSRVAKDDPRVEAYGTVDELNSAIGVVLAHGPLPGAIATCLAEVQHELFDLGGELCIPERQVIVASQVERLERVLDGLNEDLPPLKDFILPGGTPAAAACHVARSVCRRAERRCCTLARSAKVNAESLRFLNRLSDLLFVMARVLARAGGGSEVIWRHERRGQ
- a CDS encoding ABC transporter ATP-binding protein; translated protein: MLQARSVSISTAKYCLVADLDLTLQAGDFLVLLGRNGAGKTLTLHSLAGLRPIASGQLLLGGRALEQLSRRQIARQVGLLLQESEATLPATVRETVLLARYAHGSGWGWPGSSDRDLVARTLETMDLAAIADRNVGELSGGERRRVAIASLLAQDPPLLLLDEPTNHLDPRHVIAIMELLKARAVAGHGVIAALHDLNLAARYATRVLLLHGDGRWQQGDAASMLQEAPLSTLYDAPIARGEIAGRPTFTIA
- the ampD gene encoding 1,6-anhydro-N-acetylmuramyl-L-alanine amidase AmpD, encoding MGTNLSLDKRTGLLRAVRQLLSPHCDERPAGSSIELLVVHGISLPPGQFGGPWIDQLFAGTTLPAADRELARVSRMRVSAHALIRRDGSITQYVPFTLRAWHAGQSVYRGREQCNDFSIGVELEGTDELAYEAVQYERLAALARLLMSEYPAIHTDRIVGHSDVAPGRKSDPGPAFDWPLLRRLVDEGSK
- a CDS encoding EAL domain-containing protein, which produces MSGDRVLIADDDVATRLLMRTALTQAGFNVIEVTDGEAAVAACREWLPHAVLLDVEMPGMDGFASCAAIRALEGIGDVPVMMVTGRDDVASVELAYQAGATDFVAKPLNWGLLGHRVRYLIRGGKTRQALLTSERRNAALLDALPDPLLLVDGAGALIAKLGGGGEGRVATDLVLSSLQSAPRLIDAGGVAKVLQQAREQSEPLEFELPVRAQSPGGQQTFEVRCVAAGADEYMLLLRDITERKRDSDRITQLAYFDDLTGLPNRQRFSEILQREINAANLNDARLGLLYVDLDNLKHINDTLGLAVGDAVIKSYAARLETLLMLHGGTLASPTVARFGGDEFMLLLPSLKDTRQALQLAERILAVSAEPMRCGEHEVLITVTVGIAVTPDHGTESADLMRNAVTALHSARDGGRNRLQLYHEPAGAALRDRIALQNDLRLAVAQNQLALVYQPQLEIKTGRVVGVECLLRWHHPQRGPVPPSAFVPLAEESSLIMPLSDWVLQEALRQVLRWQREGFTDLAVAVNVSSKLFSLCSVSEWVSCALRDAGVAGSALEIEVTESALLHDRAVVMHALAALADNGVRTSLDDFGTGYSSLSYLKDLQLDTLKIDRSFIADIADSPSNSAICGAIIAMAHRLGLKVVAEGIETLEQLAMLRLQGCDMVQGYFVARPMPAEQCTAVLQAARSRNLSAGGINLADLGQLSGDDVGRLLGTGSY
- a CDS encoding MFS transporter: MNQTGQLRRIYPWLIAAMGLLILVISNGLTATSISAFDRALLDEFGWSRGDLKFRDFVNFACVAAFAPLGGILVDRIGIKPMLIGGCLVLSGAYFAYSRLASVHEMYWIHAGFALALSGIGTMVVIIMISAWFVRHRGLAIGIALVGTSLGGIVLTRTNIELIEAFGWRQAFRYDALLPIVLAVLIVLLVRSAPQDMGASAVGQQAGDEDLRRHGLSFAQAVRTRTFWAIGLSGAATYYSILGLLNHLFLYFTDLGFEARTAGASIQWLLLMAMIAKLVNGAIADVIDRHKVFLACLAVMFVGVVLLASMRHELLWVAVVVIGLGWGGLFTLYNMLAVNNFGLRSLGKINGVISTMESLGGGLGIWLTGVLFDRYGSYQVAFGTIAVLVLFALLVGTQIKSEVDATGRPLRPI
- a CDS encoding adenosylmethionine--8-amino-7-oxononanoate transaminase, with protein sequence MTADDPNASWIARDLARIWHPCTQMKDHESLPPIPVARGSGVWLEDFAGKRYLDAISSWWVNLFGHANPVISAAVQAQAARLEHVLLAGFTHEPAIELAEQLVALAPPGLSRAFFADNGSAAIEAALKMSFHYWRNRGQPDKRRFVTLANSYHGETLGALAVGNVDLYKSIYHPLLMEVITVPSPDCYLREPGSSWREHAERMIVPMRAALERQGSEIAAVIVEPLVQCAGSMRMYDPHYLALLRRICDEYDVHLIADEIAVGFARTGTMFACEQAGITPDILCLSKGLTGGYLPLSVALVGDGIYQAFYDDYIRLNAFLHSHSYTGNPLACAAANATLGIFRDQPVLADNRRLAARLGELLAPLADHPHVAEIRQHGMIAAVELVSRREPRRAYDWRERRGRRIYRHALERGVLLRPLGDVVYFMPPYVINDEELRLMVEVAMSGIELATCD